The Setaria viridis chromosome 6, Setaria_viridis_v4.0, whole genome shotgun sequence genome contains a region encoding:
- the LOC140223110 gene encoding uncharacterized protein, with translation MKRDGNIASLFQKHEAKRKAAAAAATSNRSSDPVVPVVEEQTRERVVEEIETHILAPPPPPPPQPSSVPPVYDINRLPQDPGERRPILSYPTNDQDAIRRAYITKGPFKPFAHDFPKTKISGINRQFNYCWMYNHEWIEYSIKNDAVFCFICYLFKKGTGSEAFTVDGWNNWNIGEKALLKHLGSKSHIAAQERYIGFTNPKVAIDYNIQKWSDEDLRLYKKRLTYSLRCIKFLLHQGLAFRGHDESKESSNRGNFIELLKFLGGNSEEVNKYVLENAPGNCTLTSPDIQKQIIHCYALETRKKIIEELGDEPYAILADESSDISHKEQLALCLRYVDKLGRPCEHFIGVVHVDDTTSLSLKNAIEALLLSHGLSLTQIRGQGYDGASNMKGDIKGLKTLIMQESPSAYYIHCFAHQLQLVLVAVAKGNTDCSFFFDQVSILLNIVGVSCKRHDMLRNARLENVKKALDCGEIESGTGLHQEMGLPRPGDTRWGSHYKTICSIITMYESIHDVLVDLRDDSTYKDDWTKIHFVTGAFETFEFVFFAHLMYIILGYTNELSECLQRREQDILNAVSLVNVAKKRMQELRSNGWDNFLERVTSFCDKHGVDVPAMDGDYVPYGKSARKSRARKQTNDDHFRREVYISVIDQISQELDNRFDEINMELMSCMAAFNPSNSFESFDAQKLRRLAKFYPKDFSNNNLLRLELQLDNYIDDIRKDDRFKGLDNIVDLSFKLVQTKRHKVYDMVYELLKLVLLLPVATASVERVFSAMVLVKTKLRNKMGDSLLDDCLVTFIERDIFFEVDEDDIIETFMSLRKRRIKTSL, from the coding sequence ATGAAGAGAGACGGGAacattgcatctctttttcagaAGCATGAAGCAAAGAggaaggcagcagcagctgctgctactTCTAATCGTTCTTCTGATCCGGTTGTACCTGTGGTGGAAGAGCAAACTCGTGAGAGAGTAGTTGAGGAAATTGAAACTCATATCctagcgccaccaccaccgcccccaccgcaGCCGTCTTCTGTGCCACCAGTTTATGACATCAATCGCCTTCCACAAGATCCAGGTGAAAGACGTCCCATTCTTAGTTATCCTACtaatgatcaagatgcaattcGAAGAGCATATATTACTAAAGGTCCATTCAAGCCTTTTGCACATGATTTTCCGAAAACAAAGATTTCAGGAATAAATCGTCAATTCAATTATTGTTGGATGTACAATCATGAATGGATTGAATATAGTATTAAAAACGATGCTGTATTTTGCTTTATATGCTACTTGTTCAAGAAGGGCACAGGGTCAGAGGCATTTACTGTTGATGGCTGGAATAATTGGAATATAGGAGAGAAGGCACTTCTCAAACATTTGGGTTCCAAGTCACATATCGCAGCTCAAGAGAGATATATTGGCTTTACAAATCCCAAGGTAGCAATTGATTATAATATTCAGAAGTGGAGTGATGAGGATCTTCGACTTTATAAGAAAAGGTTGACTTATTCACTTAGGTGTatcaagtttcttttgcatcaaGGGTTGGCGTTTCGTGGACACGATGAAAGTAAAGAATCTAGCAACAGAGGGAACTTCATTGAACTTTTGAAATTTCTTGGCGGAAATAGTGAAGAAGTGAATAAGTATGTTTTGGAGAATGCTCCAGGTAACTGTACCTTAACTAGCCCAGACATACAAAAGCAAATTATTCACTGCTATGccctagaaactagaaagaaaataattgaagaacttgGTGATGAGCCTTATGCAATTTTAGCTGATGAGTCTAGTGATATATCACATAAAGAACAACTAGCTCTTTGCTTGCGTTATGTTGATAAATTGGGAAGGCCATGTGAGCATTTTATTGGAGTTGTTCATGTAGATGATACTACCTCTTTATCACTGAAGAATGCAATTGAAGCTTTACTTTTAAGTCATGGCTTGAGTTTGACTCAAATCCGTGGTCAAGGATATGATGGGGCTAGCAACATGAAAGGAGATATTAAAGGGTTGAAAACATTGATCATGCAAGAATCACCTTCTGCTTATTATATTCATTGTTTTGCTCATCAACTCCAATTGgttcttgttgctgttgctaAAGGAAATACTGATTGTAGCTTCTTTTTTGATCAAGTATCTATCTTGTTGAATATTGTTGGAGTTTCTTGTAAGCGCCATGACATGCTTAGAAATGCAAGGCTTGAGAATGTCAAGAAAGCACTTGACTGTGGTGAAATTGAATCTGGAACTGGATTACATCAAGAGATGGGTTTGCCTAGACCTGGAGATACTCGATGGGGATCTCATTACAAAACCATATGCAGCATCATTACTATGTATGAATCAATCCACGATGTACTGGTTGATCTTAGGGATGATTCGACATATAAGGATGATTGGACCAAAATACATTTTGTGACGGGAGCATTTGAGacctttgagtttgttttctttgCACACTTAATGTATATTattcttggatacacaaatgagttATCTGAGTGTTTGCAAAGAAGGGAGCAAGACATTCTTAATGCAGTATCACTTGTTAATGTGGCAAAGAAAAGAATGCAAGAATTGAGGTCAAATGGCTGGGATAATTTTCTTGAGAGGGTCACCTCGTTTTGTGATAAACATGGTGTTGATGTTCCtgctatggatggtgattatgtTCCTTATGGAAAATCAGCAAGGAAATCTCGTGCTCGAAAGCAAACCAATGATGACCACTTTAGAAGAGAAGTATATATTAGCGTCATTGATCAAATAAGTCAAGAACTTGATAATCGGTTTGATGAGATTAACATGGAGTTGATGTCTTGTATGGCAGCCTTCAATCCTTCTAATTCATTTGAGTCTTTTGATGCACAGAAGCTACGCAGACTAGCTAAGTTCTACCCAAAGGACTTCTCAAATAATAATTTGCTCAGACTTGAATTGCAGCTagataattatattgatgacatcAGGAAGGATGATAGATTCAAAGGTCTAGACAATATTGTTGACCTCTCATTTAAGCTTGTCCAAACAAAGAGGCATAAAGTGTATGATATGGTCTATGAGCTTCTTAAATTGGTATTGCTTCTACCTGTGGCAACAGCAAGTGTTGAAAGGGTGTTTTCTGCAATGGTTTTAGTGAAAACAAAGTTACGAAATAAGATGGGAGATAGTCTTTTGGATGATTGTCTAGTCACTTTTATTGAGCGAGATATTTTCTTTGAAGTTGATGAAGATGATATAATTGAGACATTTATGTCCCTTCGGAAGCGTCGAATAAAAACGTCATTATAG